The Vibrio sp. 10N DNA window CAAACTGACTCTGACTGTGAAGTTATCCTAGCGCTCTACCAAGACATGGGTGCTGACCTTCTTGAAGAACTAAACGGTATCTTTGCTTTCGTTCTTTACGATGAAGAGAAAGATGAGTACCTAGTAGGTCGTGACCACATTGGTATCATTCCGCTTTACCAAGGTTATGATGAGCACGGTAACTACTACGTGGCGTCAGAAATGAAAGCCCTAGTGCCTGTTTGTAAGACCATCAGCGAGTTCCCTCCTGGTTGTTTCTACGGCTCTAAAGATGCAGAACCTCAGCGCTACTACATCCGTGACTGGAACGAGTATGCTGCAGTGCAAGGCAACACCACCAGTAAAGAAGAGCTAACCGAAGCGCTTGAAGCAGCAGTCAAACGTCAGCTCATGACGGACGTACCTTACGGCGTTCTACTCTCTGGCGGTCTAGATTCTTCAATCACTTCAGCGGTGGCTAAACGTTTTGCAGCCATGCGTATTGAAGACGATGAGCAGTCTGCAGCGTGGTGGCCACAACTTCACTCATTTGCGGTAGGTCTTGAAGGTGCACCTGACTTGAAAGCGGCTCGCGAAGTAGCAGACCAAATCGGTACCGTACACCACGAGATGACCTACACCATTCAAGAAGGCTTGGATGCCATCCGCGATGTTATCTACCACATTGAAACGTACGATGTGACTACAATCCGCGCATCCACTCCGATGTTCCTAATGGGTCGTAAGATCAAAGCAATGGGCATTAAAATGGTACTTTCTGGCGAAGGAGCTGATGAAATCTTCGGTGGTTACCTCTACTTCCACAAAGCGCCAAACGCGAAAGAATTCCACGAAGAGACGGTTCGTAAATTGCTTGCGCTGAACATGTTCGACTGTGCTCGTGCTAACAAATCTTTGGCGGCAT harbors:
- the asnB gene encoding asparagine synthase B, whose amino-acid sequence is MCSVFGILDIKSDAAALRPVALEMSKKLRHRGPDWSGIYASDKAILAHERLAIVGLNSGAQPLYSQDKKHILAVNGEIYNHKEIRARYEGKYEFQTDSDCEVILALYQDMGADLLEELNGIFAFVLYDEEKDEYLVGRDHIGIIPLYQGYDEHGNYYVASEMKALVPVCKTISEFPPGCFYGSKDAEPQRYYIRDWNEYAAVQGNTTSKEELTEALEAAVKRQLMTDVPYGVLLSGGLDSSITSAVAKRFAAMRIEDDEQSAAWWPQLHSFAVGLEGAPDLKAAREVADQIGTVHHEMTYTIQEGLDAIRDVIYHIETYDVTTIRASTPMFLMGRKIKAMGIKMVLSGEGADEIFGGYLYFHKAPNAKEFHEETVRKLLALNMFDCARANKSLAAWGVEGRVPFLDKEFIDVAMRLNPEDKMCGNGKMEKHILRECFEHYLPESIAWRQKEQFSDGVGYSWIDTLKEVAEAKITDQQMETAAFRFPYNTPTTKEGYAYREIFEELFPLESAAKCVPGGPSVACSSAKAIEWDESFQNCVDPSGRAVQTVHNDAY